The DNA sequence GGGATGGCGTGCATATAACTCCAATGGGTGACAGAGTATCGGCTTTAACTATCCCAGCCGTGAGAGGAGAGCATGCTGGGGAGTATGCTTGTGTTGCCGATAATCCTGCTGGTCAAGCAAAGCATAGCGCTCATCTAAAAGTCAATGGTACACGGCCTCTGATCGTGTAGATTTGATCAGTGTTAAAATTCTTGTCTCTACAATTCATAGTACAGCAACTTTGAACTTTCTGTTCGCGTATTTAGTAAAATGTATCAAAGCTGACTGCCCAGTTTTGGTTCGGAGCATTGATAGATGCTTGGATTAATGTGTAGATTGAATATTCGTTCATTGAATTAATATCGTATAAAGTAAATATATGTAGCTTGGGATGCCCTTTTTCCAATCCTTCCAGTAATGTcctattataaaaaataaatggaaatatttcaaatgataaGGCCAATGTCGTCTAGTTGGATTTTCTGTTCTCAATATTTTACTCTAGGTATTTAATCAGACGAATATTAAGTTTTTGttacacatacctacataAATTATATTGCGATAGATCCAGTATCTTCAAAGTGTTGCTTTTTTAAGATCGTGTACTAGTGAAGGGAATCACGATAAGTAGGTGAAAAGAGATCAGGGCCTTGATTGACCAATACTTAATTGTTGCCACCTTTCAAAATTGCTCTTCgaagttgaatatttaatcGAGGATCAATAACTTATTGGTCTTAAGAATGCGGATTTGATGACCCGTGACTTGGAGACACTAACCAGATTAAACGGAAACTGAAATTTCAATGGAATGGTGCAACTTGTCAATATTCAACGATATATTCCAGTATTACCTCGCATCAGCCCATTTGATTTTGGCGATCAACCAATTTATACTGGACAAGCAGCTCAAGTAGCTTGCATGGTGATGGTTGGAGACACACCAATAAATATGACATGGACATTTAATGGAGAACCATTATCTCAATTCATGGGATATGTAACAGGAATACTAGGACCAAGAACCAGTGTTTTGTTGATTGAAACTGTAACTTCAAAACATGGTGGAACGTACGCATGTATTGCAAGTAATCCATCAGGAAAGGCTATTCATGAAGCCACACTACAAGTCCATGGttaggagaaaagaaaaaaataccacGAATGAGGATCAAATTGAATTGAGCTGCTCTTTAAGGATGTCGCTTTTGAATGAGTTGACGTTGACGTTGCTTTCTCTTGAGGATGATTCTGTTGTTATTCTTTTTGtgtttgtattgaaaaaaattgagttatCATTGTCGGAATAATCGTTAATGAACAGGCATTCTGTTGCTTAATAGAGGGTCTGTAAGCCAAAAGCTGTTCACgatcatatgaaaataaactAACTGTCTTGATAATGGTTATGTCACGATGTCAAGATCATATACATTTGTGTATACCATTagtttattaaaaaagaaCGTTATGTACTCATTATATTAATTGGTTGGTTATTCTTCCTGTGCAGAATTGGTTTTTAGTAATATTTTAAAGACTACTCAgatttcaaagtattttttaaacgCACATTCATGTTTGTATACGTATTAATTGCCATCATGCGCTCTGTTATGCTTCAGACTCGATGGCTTGTTATCTGCCTGTGTGTATGTCATTTAAAAAGAATGGTTGAGTAAGGGCGTATTCTTCGATGCATCGTTAAATCCATCGTAGCGGTATCTGAGGAGGCAGCACTCTTCCTGAATTCTATCCTAAACCCTAGTAATCCATGATTGTGCTGCCGCTTGTTTCAGGATAGGCTTTCGGGTTGCGCTTCTTATCGTTCTGTCAAGAATTCCACTTCCCCTACCTACCCAAGCCTCTCACCTTTTCGTTTTGTATCATAATGCATGTTTCCTACTACTGACATCACAGTTCAGCATGCAACTGTCTTTGGTTCACCTTTTTTACTAGGCTCCTTCTGAGCAGACATCATTTATATTCAGTAGCTTATAGTTAATGTGTAGAGAGCGAGTTCTATTGAATGCATGGTTCAAATTATATCTCGTGCCTTGTCCATTGAGTCATTTGTTATCCTTGTTGTACTGTAAAATCAAAGAATTCAAACCAATGAGACATAAGTCAAGCAAGCAAAATACGTCCAGTTGAATCCATGtatctaatatacatatttaatatcaattttagGAAACAATGAATatatcaaatgaaatttgacaTCTTCCATGtgatatcatttttttgagatatttgcAGTCATTTAGATTCAATAATAtcatatacatttttaatttatttgtgAAGGCATGAGGTAACTCGCTCTGTAGTTGATAGTAGCTAAAGGAACATTCAAATTAACGCGATATATTCTTCAGTGCCTCCTCGTTGGATTCTTGAACCAACCGATAAAGCATTCGCTCAAGGTTCAGATGCAAGAGTTGAGTGCAAAGCCGATGGTTTCCCCAGGCCCCAAGTAACATGGAAGCGGGCTGCTGGTatgaaattgttttaattGTTACATTGTTTCAACAACATTCAAAGCATTACGTCCTAGtggaatcatttttattacaaacatTGCAGGAGAAACTCCTGGCGATTATAAGGATTTGAAATTGAGCAATCCTGATATCAGTATTGAGGATGGCACTTtgtcaataaataatattcagaAAACGAATGAAGGTTATTACTTATGCGAAGCTGTTAATGGTATCGGAGCTGGGTTGTCTGCCGTCATTTTGATCTCAGTCCAAGGTACGaattcattttaatattttctgatGATTTTAGTTTTAGTGACTAGACGAGACACTTGAACATCATTCAATTGATATTGTCAAATTCCAGCACCACCCCAATTTGAGATTAAGTTACGCAATCAGACAGCTCGTCGAGGAGAACCTGCTGTATTACAATGTGAAGCGCAAGGTGAAAAACCAATTGGAATTTTATGGAATATGAATAACAAGAGACTAGACCCTAAAAGCGATGCTCGATACACAATTCGTGAAGAAATTTTGGCCAATGGAGTTTTGTCTGACTTGAGCATTAAAAGGACTGAACGAACTGATTCTGCATTGTTCACTTGCGTTGCCACAAATGCTTTTGGAAGCGATGATACAAGCATCAATATGATTGTACAAGGTGGGTATTATGATGAGATTTTAGTCATTCTTCAAAATGAATGAGTCAGCAATTTCAAAGTACAGTGTTTGTTTTCAAGAGATggtgtatttgaaaattgtatttcacattttcagaGGTCCCTGAAGTTCCATATGGATTGAAAGTATTGGATAAATCCGGACGTTCAGTTCAGCTCTCTTGGGCAGCACCTTACGATGGCAATAGTCCTATTAAACGGTAtcttattgaatataaaatcagCAAGGGATCTTGGGAAAATGATATCGATAAAGTCTTGGTACCTGGCTCTCAACAAAATGTAGCTGGTGTCTTCAATTTGAGACCTGCCACAACTTATCATTTACGAATCGTTGCTGAAAACGAAATCGGTGCTTCAGACCCTTCAGATACCGTGACTATTATTACTGCCGAAGAAGCTCCCTCAGGTCCACCAAGCTCAGTCAGAGTTGATGCCCTTGACCAACATACCTTGAAGGTAGATATTTTTTGCTCTTATTTCAAAGGGTAATACTCTAAACCTGTATCCTTAAACTGTCACGGTTGATATCATTGTAAAACGTATACACTACAGACTAACAATGTACACAATACAGTATTGACAGATGTTAAATAGAATACGAAAGTCAACaacttccaattttttttttcaggtgaCATGGAAGCCACCTCCACGTGAAGATTGGAacggtgaaattcttggctaCTATGTTGGCTACAAGCTTTCGTCGGCTGACAAACCCTTCATGTTTGAAACTGTTGAATTTTCCAAGGAAGATGGCAAGGAACACCATTTACAgataatgaatttgaaaacgtaTACTCAATACAGCGTGGTTGTACAAGCATTCAACAAAGTTGGAGCTGGACCTATGAGTGAAGAACGCAGACAGCACACGGCTGAAGGAGTCCCTGAGCAACCACCTCATGACACTACTTGCACGACATTGACTGCGCAAACTGTTAGAGTTTCATGGGTATCTCCTCCTCTGAGTGCAGCTAACGGTGTAATCACTGGATACAAGGTATGCTATTGTTATtgtgataaatatatttgcaAGTAATGTTGTGTGTAAAAACATGgtgtgtgtaaatatttttcaaatggatATTTCAAACCATTTTGTCTTTCCATAGGTAATCTATGGACCCTCTGACTCCTGGTATGATGAAAACTCCAAGGATACTAAGATAACATCATCCAGTGAAACTATCTTGCACGGATTAAAGAAATATACAAACTACAGCATGCACGTTCTCGCTTTCACGTCAGGAGGAGATGGTGTTAAATCTGCACCCATTCACTGCCAAACTGAACAAGATGGTGAGTAGATTTTTGAACTTCATTAACAATTTTCGGGAaacgaagaatgaaaatattcctaTCAAAAGTATAACATGTAAATTACTTTATTCTAAtcgaaatattcatttttttttgtcaatagtTCCGGAAGCACCAGTTGCCATCAAAGCCCTAGTAATGTCTGCCGAGTCAATTCTCGTTTCGTGGCGCCCACCAAGTCAGCCAAATGGTGTAATCTCCCAATATACCGTCTATGCTAAAGCCGAAAATCGTGAGGAACCAACCACCCAGAAAGTTTTGCCAAATCAATTAACTCATGAAGCTACTGGTTTAGACAAACAATATAGATACGATTTTTGGGTTACTGCTAGTACGAATATAGGCGAAGGTCAAGCATCTAAGATTGTCACACTGTCTCCAAGCACCCGTGGTGAGTCTTGTCTTATAGTAAATCAGTATGATTGACCATTCCcaaatttatgaatattattcaaaatgtGGAACCTGataaataaacataatttCTTATTCGGTTTAAGTACCTGCAAAAATCGCTTCATTCGACGATAAGTTTACTGCAACGTACAAGGAAGATGTTAAGCTGCCCTGCCTTGCCGTTGGTGTCCCTGCTCCTGAAGTAACATGGAAAGTACGCGGAGCTACCTTGGAACCCAGCGACAGATTGAGACAATTACCGGAAGGATTCCTTTTTATAAAAGAAGTGGACAGAGCCGATGCTGGAGAATATGCTTGTTACGTCGAAAATTCATTTGGCCATGACACTGTAACTCATCAGCTAGTTGTTCATGGTATAAAAAGCTCAAAATAATACATTTAATAGGTCAATACTGCACCCCAGAGTAAAAgatatatatgatattattAAATCTTGTATTTTTCAGCTCCTCCTCATTCTCCACAAGTCACGCTAACAGCAACCACTACAAACTCATTGACAATGAAGCTCAGACCTCATCCCACAGATAACGCTCCGCTTCAAGGATACACTATTCACTACAAACCAGAATTTGGAGAGTTGAAAACGGTCCAAGTTAGCTCGACGGCACAAAAATATACTCTAGAAAATCTGTGGTGTGGTTCAAGATATCAAATCTATGTCACAGCTTATAACGGGTTAGTTCTTCTGATTTAACTACTAATATCTTTCATACTGTTATTATATGTTTCCAATATTcacaaatttctcattttcagtATTGGAACTGGAGATCGGTCAGATATTTTGAACACACGAACTAAGGGTTCAAAACCAATAATACCTGAGGCTGCAAGATTCATTGAAGTGTCGACGAACAGTATCACACTGCATCTGAGTGCTTGGTCCGATGGAGGGTGTCCTATGTTGTACTTTGTTGTTGAACACAAGAAGAAGTAAGATGATCAATTGATTCCCTTAGTAGTCTCTGGAGAATAAATAGACAGAAACTTCATAGTCAAACCCTGTAACGTAATGGATGTAACTAAGTATTCTGTAGTGGTTATCATCAgttctttttttgtatttgcTGTAGGCTTCAGCAGGAATGGAATCAAGTTTCCAACAACGTGAAACCAGGCGGTAATTTCGTTGTCTTGGATCTAGATCCTGCAAGTTGGTATCATCTGCGTGTAACTGCACACAATGATGCTGGATTTGCTGTTGCTGAATACGAATTCGCTACTCTTACCGTGACTGGTGGTGCgtcatcatttttattcacgattATAAACACATGTGTAATTCTATGGACAAAGAAAGACCCAGATCCTTACCAATGAGCTACAAATCACTTTCTCTTTCATTAAGTTCATGTACATTCTGTTATGGTTATATGATAAAACATAACGTGACCTTCATTTCGTATTTCTGTTGGTTTTATATCGTTTGGTCGATTCAGTAATGGGTCGGTGCTCTGGTGGCTGGatgtaatttgaaatatcgagaaaaagagaaattacttttttgttccaGGCACCATTGCCCCGGCCCGCGAACTCCCTGATGTTAATGGTGGTGTTAGTGATGAGGATCCAATGAAAATACTGATGGCAAACTTAAACCTGGTTGTACCGGTTGTTGCTGCTATTTTGGTCATAATTGTTGCTGTTATCGTGATTTGTGTGCTTAAAGGCAAAGGGCATGGCAATGATAAGGGTTAGTGAAGAATTTATTATCTTATCTTAAAACAGGCACAATTGCACCACCTGTCCGAGACACTGGAACAGAGAATACGGATGTCCGGAGGTATTTCCCATGGCTGCCTAGCTGGCTGGATGTCAACGTTGTTGTTCCTGTCGCAGCGACTGTTGTCGTCATTATTGTTGGAATAGTTGTCATTTGTGTTGCACTGTCCAGAAGAACTCGTGGGCCTGAACAAACACGGCTCCGAGGTATCTCATCAGCCGACGAGAAATATTACGAGGGACAatgtatacaattttatttattattattcacacacactatacatttaaaaatagaaatacgaTCGCTGTCCCTCGTGTCTTATGTCCGTAACAACTAATCAATTTATGGCAATGTGCTATAACAATATTCCTATTTATCTTCGTATATAGCGAGGGACAGCTATTTTGCAACTTTGAAATACCTATATTTTTTATGCTTTATATATGTGAAACATATCATTCAAAAGGGGGCCATTATCATATACTTGCACACTGAAATCATTCAACAGTTACTTTTAccattattttaaaatttatagaGAAGTATTAAACGAACAATTATTCCTGTTGATGCGGATCATGAGTAAACTGAACAAAGTGCATCAACATACTAATGTTTGATGTACCGTATTGTAACTTCAGTATTGCAAAAAAACTCGGCCAATACTTTGAATTCATCGTTTCTTCCAACTAtcttaaatttgtaaaatagttCTGTCAAGCGAAaaaagatttataaataattaataagaaaaagcataaaaacagtaaaattttcaagtgttACGTGTGTCTAGAGATTAgttttagaattatttttcgtttttgtataTTGGTTTGATTTTTCAGATGATGTTGTGTATCAACAAACTGGAGTTGTTGGCGCTACTTTGGATAAACGCAGGCCAGACCTTCGAGATGAACTTGGTTACATTGCTCCACCAAACCGAAAACTTCCACCTGTTCCTGGCTCGAATTATAATACTTGTGACCGTATCAAGCGAGGTACAGTGATAAGTAAGCCAGAACTGCCAACACTTTGACTAATAACTTCATCTAGGTGTTGTTGCGTCGGCACgacaattcattttttaaaacacgaCTATTGGGTGTCACCTGTTAAACGGCGCATGTATCGTCATATTTCTATGATTATTGGTTAATGCTTTTTATCATTTGCTTTACCCCGAGGTTATTATTGCTATTTCGAAGCACActctaatttaatttaatttcaagcTTCAAGCACTCTGCGTACCAAGTATGATCaagacgttttaaaaaaagttactttcgGAAATGGGTAAAATGAGTTGATAGAAAACTACCTTCCTCTTTGTTTCTGGCATTATGTACTCTTGCGATTAACTTATATCACAAAGTATATGATGCGTTTTATATAGTTGTTAGATTCTATTTCGAAATGTCAATGTATTAATCTGATAAATAGTTGTTACTTATCAAAGATGAAACCTGTATACGTATGAGCAAAGCATACAGACATCGAAAATAAGTTTAATCAAAGTGCTTGGTAGGCAAAAGTGGTAGAACATCTTTGTAGCATTTGTTTGACAGGTGGGACAGGCTCTTTAAGGAGCCATTCAACTTGGGATCCAAGAAGAAATATGTACGAAGAATTGACTCATTGTGCGCCAAATAGAAGATGCCCACCACCTCCCCATATGGGCAGTGCTGAAGGGCTCTCGCATAGAGGTTGGTAATTATGAAACATACACTTCGCCTGtcatcattcattcattcattcatttacaaTACAATGCACATTACGTTTGGTATTGATTCgtgattttcacatttatttcgaaatttttcgattgtCTTGATCATGTATGAATAAGATTTTATATTCGTAACGCAAACCCAATTTAATACTGACGAACTCATGTGACTTGACCTCAATAATGTTAAGTCATACCTTCAGAATGAACAATTGATCCAAGTGccgtataaattattcatcataACACAGTTTTTCGTCTAATCAAATTGTCAGTTTTATATACTTGCAATTCGTTGAGATAATTTCATCACTGAATCATAATGACTGGGAactcaaagaataacgcactCCTGCACAATATTCCTTGcattcataaaattaaaatatagagtcgattttgaaattcactATTATGTTTTTGACTCACACATCAATTACTCTTCTCATAAAAACATGATAAAATCACCGCAAACAACTTGAACCAAATATGATCAAACGTTGGAGGTAATACAGCGTCATAATGTAAGTTCTCCATGTTCAGTGTtagttatttttcacaaagtttCAATGTCGCACGTTTGCATGATAGgggtagttttttttacgttctttatttcattatttgaattaattatttaaaatcaacCGTCTGTATTTTTCTTCGCTCCATTTGATTATGGTAATTCTATTAATTTAATGCATTTCATGGCATGGACTAGGATGTATTTAATGGTGTcttcaaaattgttgaaaaaaaacttttggttTCATGTAATAGAAAATAGCGTTGACTAATTGACAAATAATATCATTAAACCAATTTTTGTCCTATGGCAAGGAAAGTCAATCATAAATTACTTCTTGCAGAAATACATTATAATTATCCTTTTGTGGCGTTCGTAAATAATTTCtgataataattgttgaaTACGCTAacttttctataaaatatttgttccTGTCTTGGATAATGTGAGTAACATATCACGAGTCTTCTATCCAGGAATTCTCATAAAATAAGAGCAAAAAAGTCTTTcatgtcaaaaaatttcatcgtgtccctaaaaaagaaaatgtggcTTTCAAATCTGCCTCTTCCATTATATTAAATGCAGCATCTACCctctaaaaatatttgcagGCATGGAGGATGAGATCTGCCCGTATGCAACCTTTCACCTATTAGGTTTCCGTGAAGAAATGGATCCGAGCAAAGCCATGCAATTCCAAACATTCCCTCATCCGGCTAATGGACACTCTGGTACTATGGGACCGCCTTCTAGTCATCCTACCAATGCATCTGCCCACAGCAGATCTGGATCACAATCTATGGTAGATATTATACAGAAATTCTGAACGATCTACTAAGAAAGTAAATATAACTGAAATtagtagtttttttctttatttttgtacagTCAATATTGTTTACAGGATGATAATTTGGGAATTAAGTCGAATTGTACTCTCTTTCGGCATCGTTGATTCTTTGAATAATTACCATATCAATGAATCTATGTCTTGAAGCTATACtctatttaataaaataatttttttactttcatcagCCCCGTCAGAATGGCCGCTATTCTCGCGTCCCATCTCAAGGTGGTGGTCCCCACAACATGTTTTCTCCTGAATATGATGACCCAGCCAACTGCGCTCCTGAAGAAGATCAGTACGGTTCACAATATGGTCAATACGGCGCTCCTTACGATCATTACGGATCTCGTGGATCTGTTGGCCGTCGCAGTGTTGGATCAGCACGAAACCTACCTATGTCTGGTTCTCCCGAacccccaccaccaccaccaagaAATCATGATCCAAACAACTCGAGTTTCAATGACAGCAAAGAAAGCAACGAAATTAGCGAAGCAGAATGTGACCGTGATCAAATAATCAACCGCAACTACGGTGGTCAGTACTACTAAATTGAAAGGACATCACGAGCTATGACCACTAGGCCCAAACAACCGGAACCTCGTAAGATTCAGAGGAAGTCAGTTTTTGGCCACTTGAAacaatatctatatacatatatgataatGACATAcacttttttgtttctactcCTAGATTCATGGCCTGGTCTGTATTGTAATATGTTATGTGATTAACAGAATCAAGTATTTCTTTCTAGTTACACGTAATTACTTATCTAACAGgtacataaattatttccgttttgttttacaaaattttaattcaatgaTTTTAGTTTGTTTCTGCAACTACTTATCACGTGATGAGAAATTCTCTGTAATCTTATTGTTATTCACAAGGAACTTATACTTACTAACAATTCCGACACGTGCGATTTATACATTAATTGCCCATCTTGAAAATAccaaataatttacaaaaattttgtgtcaATGTCATTAACAATTATAAAGTAAGCTCTGAATCTTACAGGGGTACTTGGTCCGGTTTGCATGTTACAGGAGGGGAGAAGGCGTTTTTTATCTGCAGACTTAGCAGAGTTACGCAAAGCCCAGTTTCCCCTTTCCGAGCATGATATGTGTCGTAGTAACCGTTGTGTCAATTGGTCTGTGTGTTTCTCTATTTCAGTGAATGCTCGCAGCAAGGATGGCATGACCACCGAGGAGATGCGCAAACTCATAGAGAGGTTAGTAGCGAGGATGATTGGAGATACGAATGAATCTTTTTTAGTTAACTAGCGAATGAATAATATGATATTCCTTTAATCTGAAAACAGTTCATCAAATCATCCTTTTAATACGCATttaagaaaatattcttcTCATCTACAAtatgaaagtaaataaatgttCAACTCTCGACATTATTACTGACCACTTAATGATCTTGAATTTAATCGGCAGTTCACATATAAGTGCTTTTATGCTCTTTGATATGTATGGTAGAATTTTAAAGTTTTCCAAATAATTGTCATGACAGCATGAAATCACATCCCTGACTGAATTCTCTAGttacacattttattttacgtcTTGTGAAGTCATGCACAATTGTTgatgtgaaatatttcttttcttattgttGACCTTAGCGGAATTATCCCGTGAAATAGTCTAGAAATCAGGGAAAAATagatcaaacatttttttatgattttgcTACGTGTGAGTGAATAAAATAGATCTGTCATGGATGACCCCAGGAGCCCTATCATGTCTAACATATCCTGACCTTCTCTTGTTTCATGACTCTTTGTGCAGGAAACCGTAAGTGTTTTACTTCTTCCATGAGTATATTCTgataatcaataataaaaatcagtgTGCAAATTGTTATAGGCTCTTGAAATATaatgagaaattatttaaatcgaTGTCAGAATATACTCCCTGCGTGTAACTAAACATGATGCTAGTACACTTGATTAACATGCTGTTCAATACCTATTTTTGCACGTAATTGTTATTAGTTGTAGCAAGTCCATAGTAATACATTTTTCAGGCTTAAAATAAATTGTCATCCTAATTTTGTTATGCGTCTTCCCTTTTTCCAACAACATTTACCATTGTTCAGAGTGAGAAAAACGCATAAAGAATTTGAGACATTTCCCATATAAATGTATTTGTTTTTAGCGCTCTAGAAAATCAGAATCCATACATCTTTACGTCATTAGAGTAACCATAATCCATCTTCTGCTGTTTTTAAACAGATTGTTTAGCTCATGCAATTCAAAACTACATACTCATGAAAGCTGCTGCCGCATTTGCTTCTCAAATAGCATTTTATTGTTCTTCATAACATGGACGCAATCATGCAAATGGCAGATATACCTAATACTGCGCCTCAAAAATATCCTAACTGGTATTTTTCACggtatttgattttcagaaaCGAAGCTACCGGCAGGCAAACCAGCGGCCCCCCCGGCAGTCACGGCGGACTCCTCACACCCTACGATACTGTGGCAGTGTAACTTGTAAATCTCTTATCTACACCTACGACCATAGAAGAGTTGAGAGCCTATATTCAATGTATGCGGCATGCTCACGAGTATGTAAGCAAATACCAAACATACTACTTCCCCAGTGTTGTCAGTCCAATTGCAACGACTTTAAATTATTGCCATTGCGGTTAGCTAGATTTGATTATCACATAAGGATTAAATTACTATGATCTAATGTAGAAAATGATGGCAAATATCTTGGAAATTCTCTtttgattatattataatgtggaatattatatacatgataattatcaaaattacgCCAAATTACTGCATTAAGCGATTTAACAGCAATGCTGAATTTTCGACTATAAACTTTCGAACTATTTTATGAGTAGCGAAGCAAAGACGTGTTAAATTATCTGAGGCTTAAACTATCCACCTGCTGAAAAATGCACAGAAGGAAGGTAATCAATGATATGCATGGTTCACTGTCCAGGTAAATCATTGAACTTGAAGAAACATAGGATAATTGTTTGTATCTTAATGCTCTTGGAATTATTCTATTATTAACAGGAATATGATTTGGCAACAAAGAACGAAACTTGCGTTTAGTGAAGAGTTTATAAAGTCTAGAACATTTGATGAATCAACTCCTCTATCGAATCTAACATGTCATTG is a window from the Diprion similis isolate iyDipSimi1 chromosome 6, iyDipSimi1.1, whole genome shotgun sequence genome containing:
- the LOC124406742 gene encoding Down syndrome cell adhesion molecule-like protein Dscam2 isoform X2, whose product is MWCDPPGGCRAPLALLITAMMAFTNVFADDESMGPVFIKEPPNRIDFSNGTGAVVECQARGNPQPDIIWVRTSDGTAVGDVPGLRQVLPNGNLVFPPFRAEDYRQEVHAQVYSCLARSPAGSVHSRDVNVRAVVSQYFEAQVYDVFAIRGNAAIFKCQIPSFVGDHVDVVGWIDSNGGSYVAEKESDVVGQRYAVNVMDEHVLRGNAAILKCHIPSFVAEFVEVDSWVQDESTNIYARPDYDGKYLVLPSGELHIKDVGPEDGYKTYQCRTKHRLTGETRLSATKGRLVITEPTSNIAPQIAGKKYEGGELANVLLRNVAALSCAVQAFPVPITRWYKFIDGTSRRHPVQLNERVRQVSGTLIIREARVDDSGKYLCVVNNSVGGESVETVLTVTAPLAAEIEPRTQTIDFGRPAKFVCNFEGNPIKTISWLKDGKPLQFEESILTIDAVKKEDKGMYQCFVRNDQESAQATAELKLGGRFEPPQIRQTFPEETLQPGPSVFLKCVASGNPTPEITWELDGKRLSNTDRLQVGQYVTVNGDVFSQLNISSIHTNDGGMYKCIAASKVGSAEHSARLNVYGLPFIRHMDKKAIVAGETLRVTCPVAGHPIETIVWERDGRVLPINRKQKVFANGTLIIENVERMSDQATYTCVARNAQGYSARGTLEVQVMVAPQILPFTFGEEPANWGELVSVTCSVIKGDLPIAISWAFNGEPIENDQTDVTIGSTNKKNSVLSIEAVVARHAGEYTCSASNKAGATSHSAALFVNVPPRWILEPTDKAFAQGSDARVECKADGFPRPQVTWKRAAGETPGDYKDLKLSNPDISIEDGTLSINNIQKTNEGYYLCEAVNGIGAGLSAVILISVQAPPQFEIKLRNQTARRGEPAVLQCEAQGEKPIGILWNMNNKRLDPKSDARYTIREEILANGVLSDLSIKRTERTDSALFTCVATNAFGSDDTSINMIVQEVPEVPYGLKVLDKSGRSVQLSWAAPYDGNSPIKRYLIEYKISKGSWENDIDKVLVPGSQQNVAGVFNLRPATTYHLRIVAENEIGASDPSDTVTIITAEEAPSGPPSSVRVDALDQHTLKVTWKPPPREDWNGEILGYYVGYKLSSADKPFMFETVEFSKEDGKEHHLQIMNLKTYTQYSVVVQAFNKVGAGPMSEERRQHTAEGVPEQPPHDTTCTTLTAQTVRVSWVSPPLSAANGVITGYKVIYGPSDSWYDENSKDTKITSSSETILHGLKKYTNYSMHVLAFTSGGDGVKSAPIHCQTEQDVPEAPVAIKALVMSAESILVSWRPPSQPNGVISQYTVYAKAENREEPTTQKVLPNQLTHEATGLDKQYRYDFWVTASTNIGEGQASKIVTLSPSTRVPAKIASFDDKFTATYKEDVKLPCLAVGVPAPEVTWKVRGATLEPSDRLRQLPEGFLFIKEVDRADAGEYACYVENSFGHDTVTHQLVVHAPPHSPQVTLTATTTNSLTMKLRPHPTDNAPLQGYTIHYKPEFGELKTVQVSSTAQKYTLENLWCGSRYQIYVTAYNGIGTGDRSDILNTRTKGSKPIIPEAARFIEVSTNSITLHLSAWSDGGCPMLYFVVEHKKKLQQEWNQVSNNVKPGGNFVVLDLDPASWYHLRVTAHNDAGFAVAEYEFATLTVTGGTIAPPVRDTGTENTDVRRYFPWLPSWLDVNVVVPVAATVVVIIVGIVVICVALSRRTRGPEQTRLRGISSADEKYYEGQYDVVYQQTGVVGATLDKRRPDLRDELGYIAPPNRKLPPVPGSNYNTCDRIKRGTVISGTGSLRSHSTWDPRRNMYEELTHCAPNRRCPPPPHMGSAEGLSHRGMEDEICPYATFHLLGFREEMDPSKAMQFQTFPHPANGHSGTMGPPSSHPTNASAHSRSGSQSMPRQNGRYSRVPSQGGGPHNMFSPEYDDPANCAPEEDQYGSQYGQYGAPYDHYGSRGSVGRRSVGSARNLPMSGSPEPPPPPPRNHDPNNSSFNDSKESNEISEAECDRDQIINRNYGVNARSKDGMTTEEMRKLIERKPNEATGRQTSGPPGSHGGLLTPYDTVAV